CCTCGAGCTCCTTCAGCGATCCCTCGACCTGTTCGCGGCGGGAGCGCTGCGTGCGCTCGCTGCTTCGTGCCGTCGACGGTTCGCTGCGCGCCACCGATGCGCGGCGTGATTCGGCCTTCTTTTCCCCCGAGAGGTACGGGTACAGGAAGACCCAGGCGATGCCGCCCACGGTGGTGGCGGCGAGGAACGCCAGAGCGAGCGTTTGCGTCTGCATCCTGCGCTCCCCTAGGCCGGCGCCGGCGAGTCGGAGGCATCCAACGCCGCCGCAAGCCGCTTCTCTTCATTGTAGTAGCGGGCACGCTCCCAGAAGCGCGGCCGGCCGATGCCGGTCGAGCGGTGCTTGCCGATGATCTTGCCGTTGGCGTCTTCGCCGACCACGTCGTAGAGGAAGATGTCCTGGGTGATGATGGTGTCGCCTTCCATGCCCATCACCTCGGTGATGTGGGTGATGCGGCGTGAGCCGTCGCGCAGGCGCGCGGCCTGCACGATGATATCGACCGAGGCGCAGATCATCTCGCGGATGGTGCGTGAGGGAAGCGAAAAGCCGCCCATGGTGATCATGGATTCGCAGCGCGACAGCGCTTCGCGCGGATTGTTGGCGTGCAGCGTGCCCATCGAGCCGTCGTGGCCGGTGTTCATCGCCTGCAACAGGTCGAACGCTTCGGGGCCGCGGACTTCGCCGACGATGATGCGCTCGGGGCGCATACGCAGGCAGTTGCGGACCAGCTCGCGCATGGTGACCTGGCCCTCGCCCTCGATGTTCGGCGGCCGGGTTTCCAGCCGCACCACATGCGGCTGCTGCAGCTGGAGTTCGGCGGCGTCTTCGCAGGTGATGATGCGCTCGTCGTGCTCGATATAGTTGGTCAGGCAGTTCAGCAGCGTGGTCTTGCCGGAGCCGGTGCCGCCCGAGATGATCACGTTGCAGCGGACGCGGCCGATGATCTGCAGGATGGTCGCGCCTTCCGGCGTGATCGCGCCGAACTTGACGAGCTGCTCCAGCGTCAGCTTGTCCTTCTTGAATTTGCGGATGGTGAGCGCGGG
The window above is part of the Bradyrhizobium sp. PSBB068 genome. Proteins encoded here:
- a CDS encoding CpaF family protein; amino-acid sequence: MFGKRSGNDGDVRAPKPAFQAPEPAGSSPMSRESAAPTVSSPPLAPAKPPPAPTVEARRSDNYYQVKATIFGALIEAIDLAQLAKLDSESAREEIRDIVNEIIAIKNIVMSIAEQEELLDDICNDVLGYGPLEPLLSRDDIADIMVNGAGTVFIEVAGKIQRTGIRFRDNQQLLNICQRIVSQVGRRVDESSPICDARLADGSRVNAIVPPLAIDGPALTIRKFKKDKLTLEQLVKFGAITPEGATILQIIGRVRCNVIISGGTGSGKTTLLNCLTNYIEHDERIITCEDAAELQLQQPHVVRLETRPPNIEGEGQVTMRELVRNCLRMRPERIIVGEVRGPEAFDLLQAMNTGHDGSMGTLHANNPREALSRCESMITMGGFSLPSRTIREMICASVDIIVQAARLRDGSRRITHITEVMGMEGDTIITQDIFLYDVVGEDANGKIIGKHRSTGIGRPRFWERARYYNEEKRLAAALDASDSPAPA